The Patescibacteria group bacterium nucleotide sequence CTCGCAATGATATCACCCCTTCGACGTGGGTATCATATGGGTAAGTGGTTGCCAGATTACGCACCGCCGCTTCGCTTTGGACATGTACGTAATTTTCAAAGTTGTCGACATTGAATACCGCCTCGGCCGTATCAACGACCTTCCAAACCACAATCGCGGCGATCTCAATCGGATTGCCATCGTGATCATTGACCTTCAGCTTGCTGCTTTCGAAGTTCCTGATGCGCAGCATCACCCGCCGCCGGGTGGTAAATGGATTGGTCCACCAAAAACCGTCCTCGATTACCGAGCCGACATAGCGGCCGAATAGCTGCACCACCACGCCCTCGTTGGGATTGACGACGAAGAATCCGGCGAAGGAGCCGCACGTGGCAATTGCTATCACCACTGAAACCACCCCCAACCAGCCCGCGCCCATCTGTTCGGCTCCATATAGCCCAAATCCACACAGAACCAAAAGGACAATAAACAGCCCGACCGTGCCCAGGCCATGCGAATGAAAAGCATTGCGTTCCTTGATCATCGTTTTGAAGTTAATATCATAATGATATCATTATATCCAAATGCTTGATTCTGTCAAGTTACACAATTGACACACCGGTGATCATCCGTTATAATTGAGCGGAATTATTCGAAGTTTGTAGTATTTTTCATTTTCACTTGGCCCTATCGTCTAACGGTTAGGACACCGGCTTTTCAAGCCGATAATCGGGGTTCGATTCCCCGTGGGGCTAAATAGCATCTTGAGTTATTTGATAGTGTGATAAGTATATAGGCTTGACTGGAATCGAAGGGCAGGAGCGACCCAGTACCGAAGCGAAGCGCCTGGTACTAGGGAGCGCTCGCCGAACTACCAGTGGCAGGTCGGCGCTGCCCCGGACGCGATTCACCGTGCCTGCGCGACGAAGTGCCGTCGCTACGGTACGTAGGCCTGCCTCCGCCGAAGCGGTTACGCGCAGGCAGGCGTGGGGCTACCAGTAACTAATGAGTTTCCATGGGCACGCAATGATAAGATTGCGAATTTGTGTTACCTATCAATAACCAATCTAATGTTATGATAGTATTCGGGTAGGGTTAAGTATTGATTTATTCCAATAAATGTGCTATACTTTAATAGTTAGACAAAGCGTCGGTCGCAATTTAGTGCCAGCAAATATTAAAATCAAATAATATTACTAGCATGAAATCAAAACCAGCCGCAATTTGGGTAATTGCTCTTTTTGTCGTGTTTGGCGCCACCATGACCGCGCAAGCCGCCGGCAAAGTGAACCTGCTGGAAGCCGTCGACAGCAAGCTCGACAAACTAACCGTACTGAAAGGCTTGATCGTGAATGGCGTCACCCAGTTCAATGGCACCATGTTGAATTCATCCAAAACCAAGGGCGTGGACAATCCGGTCGCGATCGGGGACAACCTCCGGGTTGACGGTGAAATTTTTCGCGGCATCAAAGCCGGCGCAGACACGAAGCCGGTGAAAATTAACGACTCCCTTCAGGTCACCGGCAAAGTCGAGGCGGCGAGCTTCGTTCAAACTTCTGGTGACTCATTATCACATCACAAAGTATACGAGGGGACCATCGATACCAGTGCCGTGGGTGATTTTTCCAAAACAGTCAGCACGTATGCCAGCACTTATTGCACCCTGACCTACGTCTATCAATGGAAATCAATTGCCGTCCCGGAGATCACCATTGCCCATATGCCTTCGGTGGATATATATACTGACCTTAGCGGGACATCGCTGTCCGGCACGGCGGCTAATTACCCCGATGGCGTAAACAGCTGGGTGAAGACGGGCGCGATATCGCCATTTTCGGGCAGTCAATCTTTTGCCGAAGGAAAAGCCAACATTGCCTATGCGCTGGATGTTGTGCGCACCAATTGCGTGCCCAATAGTACTCCGACTGAAGTTGATGGCACCACCCGTAATCCCGTGGTCGGCGGCAACTACAAGGTAGTGCTAGACTATTAGGACATAATCATAGTCAACGAACCGGGCGGCGATCACCCTCGCCTGGTTTTTGTTTTACTGATACAATACGGACATGAAAATCCTCGGCATCGAGACATCTTGCGACGACACTTCCGTTAGTTTGATTGCGGTGGCCAACCACCGATTAAAAATATTGGCCGAGGTGGTGTCGTCTCAAATCAAAACCCACGCCATGTATGGCGGAGTAGTGCCAGAAGTAGCGGCGCGTATGCATATTGAGAATATTATTCCGGTACTGCGTTCGGTATTGCCAAAAAATCCGGAGAAATACATTGATCGAATCTCCGTGACGCGCGGCCCCGGTTTGGTGACATCGCTGCTGATCGGCGTTGAGACCGCCAAGTCTCTGGCGTTGGCCTGGCAAAAACCAATCGTTCCGGTCAACCACATCGAAGGACACATGTTGGCCTGTTGGCTGGGCAACAAAGCTATCAAACTACCCGCCGTGGCGCTGATCGTTTCCGGCGGACATACAGAAATTATATTAATGAAAGATTTTGGGCAATACAAACTAATCGGTCAGACTCAAGACGACGCGGCTGGTGAAGCGTTTGATAAAGTGGCCAAGTTGTTGAAGCTCGGCTATCCGGGCGGGCCCATCATTCAAAAATTGGCTGAATCTGGCAACCCTAAAGCTTTCGACCTGCCCCGGCCCATGCTGGATCGTAAGAATTTTGATTTTAGTTTTGCAGGTTTGAAGACGGCCGTGTTGTATCTCTATCAAAAGGGTGTGGTACCGAAATCAAAGATAAACGATCTGTGCGCGTCATTTCAACAAGCCGCGATTGATGTGTTAGTCGCTAAGACGATCGTAGCCGCCCGTAAATACAAAGTGAAGACCATACTGCTAGGCGGCGGCGTCGCGGCTAATCAACCACTACGCGACTCTTTGAGTAAAGAGGCAAGACGACACGGCCTGGCGTTTGCCGCACCGTCGCTGCTCCATTGCGCCGACAACGCCACCATGATCGCACTGGCCGGATACTATGGCCAACCCAAACCCTGGTCGCGCATCAAGGCCGATCCGAATTGGGAGTTGGTATAAAGTTTGAGAATGTATAAAATTCCACGTAGGTGGGGATGCCTGCCCGCCATCGCTTCGCTCAGGCGCAGCAGGCGGGGCCATCCTCGCCTACGGTATTGCATATAAAAAGTGTGGCGGGACAGAATGTCTCGCCACTTGTTCGTGTTGTCACTGGCCGGTCAGACTCGCCAGCCTTCGCCGATCGAGCAGATCGCGAATCTTCTCCAATAGCCGGCTCGGACTGAACGGTTTGACTACGTAGTCGTCTGCGCCCATCTCCAAGCCAGTCTCCCGATCAATCGGCCGTCCCTTGGACGAAAGCACGATGACCGGCATCTGGCGTATCCATTCTTCCGCGTCCGCCCGAATCCGCCGCAACACCTCATAGCCATCCATCTTGGGCATCATGATGTCCAGCACCACCAGGTCGGGACGATCTTGTTCGATACGCCGCAATGCCTCCTCGCCGTCATCAGCCGACAGCACGTCGTATCCCTCCATGGTGAGAGTGAACTCCAAGATGTGAACGACGTAGATCTCGTCGTCAGCTACCAAGATTCGTTTCCGTTCCATGTTTCCCCCATACATCTGGATCGAATCTGCCTCGCCACCAAATTGTGTTTATACTATTTTATTACTTTTGTCAATACCCATAAAAAGAAAAGCAGCCGGCTCGTGGGCTGGCTGCTGGTTGTGTTCTCTTTAGTCGTTACGCCAGACGTTCGTGAGCGTTCCCAGCTTGCGCAGTGACTGCGCCAGGTCGTCACGAAACATAGTCGGCGCGTACTCGGTCGTCCCAGCAAATCCGACGTAGGCGACGTAGTCCCGGTAGCCGAAGTAACCCTCGGCGACATCAACATTACTTCTACACCAGTACACCTCCCTGTCTCCGAAGGCCCGGTCCACCAACTCACTCCGCTGTGAGCTAGCCAACATCTCCCGGGCAACCTCGATCGGCATCATCGGCTTGTCGGCCATCCTATATCCCTCCTTGCTCGCGCAGGAGAGATACGTGACGACCATCGTCAAACAAATCTCCTGCAAAGAATAGTGACGCGCCCAACTTAGCACCATATCCGATTTTTGTCAAGGCGCCCGGTTGACCAAACCGCCTATTTTCATTACACTTAGCGTAGTTTATTACTGATTTATTGTTTGTCATGGCACCAGAACTACCTAAAGCATACGAGCCGAAAAATACCGAGGATCGGATTTACCAAACCTGGGATAAGTCTGGATATTTTAACCCCGATCAACTACCCGGTGACCGTCCTGAAGCTTTTTCCATCGCTATGCCGCCACCCAACGCCACCGGCATCTTGCACATCGGCCACGCGGTCATGGTGGCGCTGGAAGATATTATGACCCGATTCGAACGCATGCGAGGCAAACGCACTCTGTGGCTGCCCGGCACCGACCACGCCGCCATCGCCACCCAGAACGTCGTGGAAAAGGAGTTGAAAGACGAAGGCAAAACCAAACACGACTTGGGTCGCGTAGAGTTTTTGAATCGAGTCGACACCTTCGTGTCATCTAAACGCGGTCAGATCAAAGAGCAGATTACCCGCCTGGGAGCCAGCTGTGATTGGAGCCGGGAACGTTTTACTCTCGATCCCGGGATGACTTTGTCCGTAAATGAAACTTTTAAACTATTATACGAAGATGGTTTGATCTATCGCGGTATGCGCGTGGTTAATTGGTGTCCCCGTTGTCAGTCCACCTTAGCCGATGACGAGATTGAATACAAAGAGCAAAACACCAAGCTCTATACGTTCAAATACGACCAGAGTTTTCCGATCGCCATTTCCACCACCCGACCCGAAACGAAGTTTGGCGATACCGGCGTGGCCGTGAATCAATCCGACGAGCGCTATCAAAAATATATCGGCCAATCATTTGAGATCGACCTAGACGGCGTGAAGCGCACCATCAAGATCGTGGCCGACCGGGCGGTCGATCCAAAGTTTGGCACGGGCGCGCTGGGCGTAACACCGGCCCACTCGGCCATCGACGAAGCCATCGCACAACGCGAACATCTACCATCGACCAAAGTGATAGATGAAAACGCTCAGATGACATCTGAAGCTGGCGGGGAGTACACCGGCCTATACGTAAAACAGGCTCGAAAAAAACTGGTGGAACATTTGCGTACCCAGGGCTTATTAGAGAAAGAAGAAGACATCGCCCACAACCTGTCTATCTGCTATCGGTGTAGCACACCAATCGAACCACTCCCATCCCGCCAGTGGTTTGTAGCGGTAGATAGGCCAACCCAAAGACTGGATGGTAAAACACTTAAACAACGTGCTCTGGAAGTGGTGGATAAAAACGAGATCGCCTTTGTTCCAGAAAGATACACAAAAGTCTATCGGCAATGGATGGAAAACCTGCACGACTGGTGCATTTCACGACAGATTTGGTATGGGCACAACATTCCCGTCTGGTATTGTGAGACATGTCACGATGATCCAAAAAAGGTTGCGGCTGGAAAATACTACTGGCTCGTTACCGGCCAGATACCGGAGAAGTGCCCAAGCTGTGGCAGCAACGACATTCATCAGGATCACGACACGCTTGATACTTGGTTTTCGTCTGCACTTTGGACTTTTTCTACGTTGGGCTGGCCCAAAAAAACCAAAGATCTAAAAACTTTCCACCCGACGTCGGTGATGGAAACCGGCCATGATATTATTTTCTTCTGGGTGGCTCGAATGATATTGATGTCTGCCTATCTGGTTAACCAGATTCCTTTCGAAACTGTCTACCTACACGGCTTGATACGCGACACCAAAGGCCGCAAGATGTCCAAGTCGCTAGGCAACGGCATTGACCCGCTTGAGATGGCGGACAAGTACGGCGCCGACGCGGTACGATTGAGCTTGGTGATCGGCACCACACCCGGCAATGACCAAAAGCTCGACGAGCAAAAAATCGCCAGCTATCGTAACTATGTGAATAAGGTTTGGAATGTCGGCCGCTTCATCGCCATGCAAAGCGAGGGGAAAGATGTTAGCGAACCGAAGGTTGTCACTCTGGCCGACCAATGGATCATCAGCC carries:
- a CDS encoding SPFH domain-containing protein, with product MKERNAFHSHGLGTVGLFIVLLVLCGFGLYGAEQMGAGWLGVVSVVIAIATCGSFAGFFVVNPNEGVVVQLFGRYVGSVIEDGFWWTNPFTTRRRVMLRIRNFESSKLKVNDHDGNPIEIAAIVVWKVVDTAEAVFNVDNFENYVHVQSEAAVRNLATTYPYDTHVEGVISLRGNTSDVADKLRGEIHERLAKAGVEVIEARISHLAYAPEIAGAMLRRQQAGAIIAARQQIVEGAVSMVQMALEKLEKDHIVTLDEERKATMVSNLLVVLTSDRDAQPVVNAGTLYQ
- the tsaD gene encoding tRNA (adenosine(37)-N6)-threonylcarbamoyltransferase complex transferase subunit TsaD — translated: MKILGIETSCDDTSVSLIAVANHRLKILAEVVSSQIKTHAMYGGVVPEVAARMHIENIIPVLRSVLPKNPEKYIDRISVTRGPGLVTSLLIGVETAKSLALAWQKPIVPVNHIEGHMLACWLGNKAIKLPAVALIVSGGHTEIILMKDFGQYKLIGQTQDDAAGEAFDKVAKLLKLGYPGGPIIQKLAESGNPKAFDLPRPMLDRKNFDFSFAGLKTAVLYLYQKGVVPKSKINDLCASFQQAAIDVLVAKTIVAARKYKVKTILLGGGVAANQPLRDSLSKEARRHGLAFAAPSLLHCADNATMIALAGYYGQPKPWSRIKADPNWELV
- a CDS encoding response regulator, with translation MERKRILVADDEIYVVHILEFTLTMEGYDVLSADDGEEALRRIEQDRPDLVVLDIMMPKMDGYEVLRRIRADAEEWIRQMPVIVLSSKGRPIDRETGLEMGADDYVVKPFSPSRLLEKIRDLLDRRRLASLTGQ
- a CDS encoding valine--tRNA ligase, whose translation is MAPELPKAYEPKNTEDRIYQTWDKSGYFNPDQLPGDRPEAFSIAMPPPNATGILHIGHAVMVALEDIMTRFERMRGKRTLWLPGTDHAAIATQNVVEKELKDEGKTKHDLGRVEFLNRVDTFVSSKRGQIKEQITRLGASCDWSRERFTLDPGMTLSVNETFKLLYEDGLIYRGMRVVNWCPRCQSTLADDEIEYKEQNTKLYTFKYDQSFPIAISTTRPETKFGDTGVAVNQSDERYQKYIGQSFEIDLDGVKRTIKIVADRAVDPKFGTGALGVTPAHSAIDEAIAQREHLPSTKVIDENAQMTSEAGGEYTGLYVKQARKKLVEHLRTQGLLEKEEDIAHNLSICYRCSTPIEPLPSRQWFVAVDRPTQRLDGKTLKQRALEVVDKNEIAFVPERYTKVYRQWMENLHDWCISRQIWYGHNIPVWYCETCHDDPKKVAAGKYYWLVTGQIPEKCPSCGSNDIHQDHDTLDTWFSSALWTFSTLGWPKKTKDLKTFHPTSVMETGHDIIFFWVARMILMSAYLVNQIPFETVYLHGLIRDTKGRKMSKSLGNGIDPLEMADKYGADAVRLSLVIGTTPGNDQKLDEQKIASYRNYVNKVWNVGRFIAMQSEGKDVSEPKVVTLADQWIISRTQQLVNDITSRLEKFEFSQAGEKIYDFAWHELADWYLEITKIEGNVALARDVFKTVLILLHPFMPFVTEELWALLKCGDSQLIIEPWPVVESSATSESTEKEFTALQNTVIEYRRQRQERNIPAGQPMEVTKPKDLPDEQIAIIERLSRVKITE